In one window of Mus pahari chromosome 3, PAHARI_EIJ_v1.1, whole genome shotgun sequence DNA:
- the LOC110319660 gene encoding cystatin 10 produces MASLLSPSLPLLAAVALTLSLAVILPTSTNAEAKQMVLGGVEPADPKDEEVQKVVKFAVRTYNDMDNDLYLSKPIRLMSASQQVVAGKNFYLKIELGRTRCTKAESDLVDCPFNEQPDQQKRVICNFQINVVPWLNKMSMTNFNCYNA; encoded by the exons ATGGCAAGTTTGCTGAGCCCCTCACTGCCCCTGTTGGCTGCTGTGGCCTTGACACTGTCCCTGGCTGTGATCCTTCCAACCAGTACTAATGCTGAAGCCAAGCAGATGGTATTAGGTGGAGTGGAACCAGCTGACCCTAAGGATGAGGAGGTGCAGAAAGTGGTAAAGTTTGCTGTTAGAACCTACAATGATATGGACAATGACCTGTATCTTAGCAAGCCAATACGACTGATGAGCGCCAGCCAGCAG GTTGTAGCTGGGAAGAACTTCTACTTGAAAATTGAGCTAGGACGAACCAGATGTACCAAAGCTGAGTCTGATTTGGTTGATTGTCCCTTCAATGAACAGCCAGATCAGCAGAAG AGGGTCATCTGTAATTTCCAGATCAACGTTGTACCTTGGCTGAACAAGATGTCCATGACAAACTTCAACTGTTACAATGCCTGA